In Novosphingobium sp. MMS21-SN21R, a single genomic region encodes these proteins:
- a CDS encoding MotA/TolQ/ExbB proton channel family protein, whose amino-acid sequence MFIYNLAAVAANAAPQNKFGFAEALEQGGFIAYATVIILGIMSFGSFFILFTKFFEQNKILGQYKNVRSGFWRAATIREGATKLDKNSAWRQLVDDGVAAEDQHSKMTDAMEAHDWLHGSLARSEASINSKLAGGLPFLATVGATSPFIGLFGTVVGIYRALINIGLAGSASIDKVAGPVGEALIMTALGLLVAVPAVLAYNWLQARNKRIAELLSGFSTDLLANINSKGAVKPAVAAAPATPAAPVKK is encoded by the coding sequence ATGTTCATCTACAACCTTGCCGCTGTGGCCGCCAACGCCGCGCCGCAGAACAAGTTCGGTTTCGCTGAAGCGCTCGAGCAGGGCGGTTTCATCGCCTATGCGACCGTCATCATTCTCGGCATCATGTCGTTTGGTTCGTTCTTCATCCTGTTCACGAAGTTCTTCGAACAGAACAAGATCCTTGGCCAGTACAAGAACGTGCGCTCGGGCTTCTGGCGCGCTGCCACGATCCGTGAAGGTGCCACCAAGCTCGACAAGAACTCGGCCTGGCGCCAGCTCGTCGATGACGGCGTTGCCGCTGAAGACCAGCACTCGAAGATGACCGATGCCATGGAAGCCCATGACTGGCTGCACGGTTCGCTCGCCCGTTCGGAAGCTTCGATCAACTCGAAGCTCGCCGGTGGCCTGCCGTTCCTCGCAACCGTTGGTGCTACCTCGCCGTTCATCGGCCTGTTTGGTACCGTCGTCGGCATCTATCGCGCTCTGATCAACATCGGCCTCGCCGGTTCGGCATCGATCGACAAGGTTGCAGGTCCGGTTGGTGAAGCTCTGATCATGACCGCGCTCGGTCTGCTCGTCGCCGTTCCTGCCGTGCTTGCCTACAACTGGCTGCAGGCACGCAACAAGCGCATCGCAGAGCTGCTCTCGGGCTTCTCGACCGATCTGCTGGCGAACATCAACTCGAAGGGTGCAGTCAAGCCGGCGGTTGCCGCTGCTCCTGCCACCCCGGCCGCTCCGGTCAAGAAGTAA
- a CDS encoding biopolymer transporter ExbD, whose protein sequence is MGMSAGGDDGQPMMEMNTTPLIDVMLVLLIMFIITIPVATHAVNIDLPQPQPPTDTVQIDPIKNKLVLTMQNQILWNGAPINTGQLVSILQSTKAINPEPELQFQPEEYASYEIANQIMKIITDSKVTKFGFVGNENFATFQKAQ, encoded by the coding sequence ATGGGTATGAGCGCCGGCGGCGATGATGGCCAGCCGATGATGGAAATGAACACGACGCCGTTGATCGACGTCATGCTCGTTCTCTTGATCATGTTTATCATTACCATCCCCGTGGCCACCCACGCGGTGAACATTGACCTTCCACAGCCGCAGCCACCTACGGACACTGTTCAGATCGATCCGATCAAGAACAAGCTTGTGCTGACGATGCAGAACCAGATCCTCTGGAACGGTGCACCGATCAACACGGGCCAGCTCGTGTCGATCCTGCAGTCGACGAAGGCGATCAATCCCGAGCCGGAGCTTCAGTTCCAGCCCGAGGAATATGCCAGCTACGAGATCGCGAACCAGATCATGAAGATCATCACGGATTCGAAGGTCACGAAGTTCGGCTTCGTCGGTAACGAGAACTTCGCCACCTTCCAGAAAGCCCAGTAA
- a CDS encoding biopolymer transporter ExbD encodes MAMSVGGAGGQERPMSDINTTPLVDVMLVLLIIFLIAVPVAIQTVEKLKVPVLPSEESQDKVENLMLSVVSTDAAGRSPKEAGYEGSSRTGQCRVYFNNQTPVDNQELYQQAFNRLDAIVKREGGAANMDPEKIPEVQIRGDVNVPWKCIAGAIYNVQSAGYPKVGFISTPVDPNG; translated from the coding sequence ATGGCAATGTCTGTAGGCGGCGCTGGCGGTCAAGAACGCCCGATGTCGGACATCAACACCACGCCGCTCGTGGACGTGATGCTGGTGCTGCTGATCATCTTCCTTATCGCGGTGCCCGTCGCGATCCAGACTGTCGAAAAGCTCAAGGTCCCCGTCCTTCCCAGCGAGGAATCGCAGGACAAGGTCGAGAACCTGATGCTTTCGGTCGTCTCTACTGACGCAGCAGGTCGCAGCCCGAAGGAAGCCGGATATGAAGGCTCTTCGCGCACCGGCCAATGCCGCGTCTATTTCAATAACCAGACCCCGGTCGACAACCAGGAGCTTTACCAACAGGCTTTCAATCGCCTCGATGCGATCGTGAAGCGTGAAGGCGGCGCCGCCAACATGGATCCGGAAAAGATCCCCGAAGTGCAGATCCGCGGGGACGTCAATGTTCCCTGGAAGTGCATCGCAGGGGCCATCTACAACGTCCAGTCGGCGGGTTATCCGAAGGTCGGCTTCATCTCCACCCCGGTTGACCCCAACGGTTAA